In a genomic window of Deinococcus aquiradiocola:
- a CDS encoding glucodextranase DOMON-like domain-containing protein, translating into MLSLLAAALLTIPDAAGDTRGDGSYTLPSRPPLAASALDLRELRVETVNGKLRLTVALGSVQNLWNAPLGYSAGVIDIFVKSRLGGASTLDSLGFVTPAQQGWQYHIRVDGFGSSLEFVPDGKATPVRKDTPLTVRLSGSAVQVDTPIPAGQYGYWVTSSVYSPFTTDGLLRPSVGGGSASVSSTRPNAPVPVDVLSGGDQARAYAQGVLQPVGRTRDRRALLLLGLAAAGLLVCVIATVRVWRKSRV; encoded by the coding sequence GTGCTTTCGCTCCTGGCTGCGGCCCTCCTGACCATTCCCGACGCTGCCGGAGACACGCGCGGCGACGGCTCGTACACCCTGCCGTCCCGGCCGCCGCTCGCCGCGAGCGCGCTGGACCTGCGGGAACTGCGCGTCGAGACCGTGAACGGGAAGCTGCGCCTCACGGTGGCGCTCGGGTCGGTGCAGAACCTCTGGAACGCGCCGCTCGGGTACTCGGCGGGCGTGATCGACATCTTCGTGAAGAGCCGCCTGGGCGGCGCGTCCACCCTGGATTCGCTGGGGTTCGTGACGCCCGCGCAGCAGGGCTGGCAGTACCACATCCGCGTGGACGGGTTCGGGAGCAGCCTGGAGTTCGTGCCGGACGGCAAGGCGACGCCCGTCCGCAAGGACACGCCGCTCACGGTGCGGCTCTCCGGCAGTGCCGTGCAGGTGGACACGCCCATCCCGGCCGGGCAGTACGGGTACTGGGTGACGTCCAGCGTGTACTCGCCGTTCACGACGGACGGCCTGCTGCGGCCCTCGGTGGGCGGCGGCAGTGCGAGCGTGTCCAGCACGCGCCCGAACGCGCCCGTGCCGGTGGACGTGCTGTCGGGTGGGGATCAGGCGCGCGCGTACGCGCAGGGCGTGCTGCAGCCGGTGGGCCGCACGCGGGACCGGCGGGCGCTGCTGCTGCTGGGGCTGGCGGCGGCGGGCCTGCTGGTGTGCGTGATCGCGACGGT
- a CDS encoding gluconeogenesis factor YvcK family protein, translating to MSRWLPAGLGVKRWFTLFIACSLVGAFAFLYLTWTGPLHAVATRWILNLNAALGTGFLQVWMLGGAVMLLSLAGAVTSMVMFNRSILRAMGSDPAATLDTIHSVRTLARGPRVVAVGGGTGLSKLLGGMKSHTGNLTGIVTVADDGGSSGRLRASLDMIAPGDLTDCYAALSDSPVLARLLLHRFERGEGLEGHTFGNLLLATLSEEQGGLQGAMQDVHEILKVRGEVFPATTSPTRLVAELSDGRTVVGESQLAQSKGDARILRVRLDPPDLPALPAVTAAVRQADLIVLGPGSLYTSILPALLVPEVAETIRRSPAPLVYVAPIMTEPGETDGMGLAALDAAILHHLGRRPDLLLVNSQPVPLRVVDRYAAEGAELLSSLGMTPGVRRRVSYAPLLEAGDVAHHDPAALARALLALRHRR from the coding sequence ATGTCGCGCTGGCTCCCGGCGGGCCTGGGCGTCAAACGCTGGTTCACGCTGTTCATCGCGTGCTCGCTGGTGGGCGCCTTCGCGTTCCTGTACCTGACGTGGACGGGGCCGCTGCACGCGGTCGCGACCCGCTGGATCCTGAACCTCAACGCCGCGCTCGGCACGGGCTTCCTGCAGGTGTGGATGCTGGGCGGCGCGGTGATGCTGCTCTCGCTCGCGGGCGCCGTGACGAGCATGGTGATGTTCAACCGCAGCATCCTGCGCGCCATGGGCAGCGATCCTGCCGCGACGCTCGACACCATCCACTCGGTGCGGACCCTGGCGCGCGGGCCGCGCGTGGTCGCGGTGGGCGGCGGGACGGGCCTGTCGAAACTGCTGGGCGGCATGAAGTCCCACACCGGGAACCTGACAGGAATCGTGACGGTCGCCGACGACGGCGGCTCTTCGGGGCGGCTGCGCGCGTCGCTCGACATGATCGCGCCGGGCGACCTGACGGACTGCTACGCGGCCCTGTCGGACAGCCCGGTGCTGGCGCGGCTGCTGCTGCACCGCTTCGAGCGCGGCGAGGGCCTGGAGGGGCACACCTTCGGGAACCTGCTGCTCGCCACGCTGTCCGAAGAGCAGGGCGGCCTGCAGGGCGCGATGCAGGACGTGCACGAGATCCTGAAGGTGCGCGGCGAGGTGTTCCCCGCCACGACCTCCCCCACGCGGCTCGTGGCGGAACTGTCGGACGGGCGGACCGTGGTGGGCGAGAGTCAGCTCGCGCAGTCGAAGGGGGACGCGCGCATCCTGCGGGTGCGGCTCGACCCGCCGGACCTGCCCGCGCTGCCCGCCGTGACGGCCGCCGTCCGGCAGGCGGACCTGATCGTGCTGGGGCCCGGCAGCCTGTACACGTCGATCCTTCCGGCGCTGCTGGTGCCGGAGGTCGCGGAGACGATCCGGCGTTCGCCCGCGCCGCTGGTGTACGTGGCGCCCATCATGACCGAGCCGGGCGAGACGGACGGGATGGGCCTCGCGGCGCTCGACGCGGCGATCCTGCATCACCTGGGGCGGCGGCCGGACCTGCTGCTCGTGAACAGCCAGCCGGTGCCGCTGCGCGTGGTGGACCGCTACGCGGCCGAGGGTGCGGAACTGCTCAGCAGTCTCGGCATGACGCCCGGCGTGCGCCGCCGAGTGAGTTACGCGCCGCTGCTGGAGGCGGGCGACGTGGCGCACCACGATCCGGCCGCGCTGGCGCGGGCGCTGCTGGCCCTCAGGCACCGCCGCTGA
- a CDS encoding HD domain-containing protein, translating into MFRRSPVPPRLRPLVLNGRWPDGAVLVGGAVRDVLRGVTPKDWDWAAPDPHAAAERLAGLLGGAVFALDPVRGYYRVVAGAQQHDVVPRPDLLEDDLWRRDFTVNALALHADGRVTDPTGGRRDLRAGRLRMVREENLRGDPLRLLRAARLSVTLGFSLEPATRAAVQRLAGEGLPLPAPERARDELNALLRHEDAARGVLLLRDLGLLRVYLPELLEGEGMRHGDFHHLDVLGHAAEALHQLLGRFPDAPLTLRWAALLHDVGKPRTRGVDGDALHFHGHERVGADLAREMLTRLRFPAGEVERVTALVAAHMLPLPQSEREARRFVHRRRDLLPDLLALMLADREAARGPRSSEHSRFSYRQGMDRVLAALEDQPGVPAPLLDGRQVMALLDLPPGPQLGEALRALAEARALGDVTDEAGARTWLLAWANGKVQAT; encoded by the coding sequence GTGTTCCGTCGTTCGCCCGTCCCGCCCCGTCTGCGCCCCCTCGTCCTGAACGGGCGGTGGCCGGACGGGGCGGTGCTCGTGGGCGGCGCGGTGCGCGACGTGCTGCGCGGCGTGACGCCGAAAGACTGGGACTGGGCGGCCCCCGACCCGCACGCGGCGGCGGAACGGCTGGCTGGCCTGCTCGGCGGGGCAGTGTTCGCGCTCGATCCCGTGCGCGGGTACTACCGCGTGGTGGCGGGCGCACAGCAGCATGACGTCGTGCCGCGCCCCGACCTGCTGGAGGACGACCTGTGGCGGCGGGACTTCACGGTGAACGCGCTGGCCCTGCACGCGGACGGGCGCGTGACGGACCCCACCGGCGGTCGGCGCGACCTGCGTGCAGGGCGCCTGCGGATGGTGCGGGAAGAGAACCTGCGCGGCGATCCGCTCAGGCTCCTGCGGGCCGCGCGGCTGAGCGTCACGCTGGGCTTCTCGCTGGAACCCGCCACGCGGGCCGCCGTGCAGCGGCTGGCGGGGGAGGGGCTGCCACTGCCCGCCCCGGAACGCGCGCGTGACGAACTGAACGCCCTGCTGCGGCACGAGGACGCCGCGCGCGGTGTGCTGCTGCTCAGGGACCTCGGGCTGCTGCGCGTGTACCTGCCGGAACTGCTGGAGGGGGAAGGCATGCGGCACGGGGACTTCCATCACCTGGACGTGCTGGGGCACGCGGCCGAGGCCCTGCACCAGCTGCTGGGCCGCTTCCCGGACGCGCCGCTCACGCTGCGCTGGGCGGCCCTGCTGCACGACGTGGGAAAGCCGCGCACGCGGGGCGTGGACGGGGACGCGCTGCACTTTCACGGGCACGAGCGGGTCGGGGCGGACCTCGCGCGCGAGATGCTGACGCGCCTGCGCTTCCCGGCGGGCGAGGTGGAGCGCGTGACGGCGCTCGTGGCGGCGCACATGCTGCCGCTCCCGCAGTCGGAACGGGAGGCGCGGCGCTTCGTGCACCGCCGCCGGGACCTGCTGCCGGACCTGCTCGCCCTGATGCTGGCGGACCGCGAGGCGGCACGCGGGCCGCGCAGCAGCGAGCACTCGCGTTTCTCGTACCGGCAGGGCATGGACCGCGTCCTGGCGGCCCTGGAGGACCAGCCCGGCGTGCCCGCCCCGCTGCTGGACGGGCGGCAGGTGATGGCCCTGCTGGACCTCCCGCCCGGCCCGCAGCTCGGGGAGGCGCTGCGCGCCCTCGCCGAAGCGCGCGCACTGGGCGACGTGACGGACGAGGCCGGGGCGCGCACGTGGCTGCTCGCCTGGGCGAACGGGAAGGTCCAGGCGACCTGA
- the recF gene encoding DNA replication/repair protein RecF (All proteins in this family for which functions are known are DNA-binding proteins that assist the filamentation of RecA onto DNA for the initiation of recombination or recombinational repair.): MAGVLLTALTTLNYRNLEAATLNFPAGVTGIWGQNGAGKTNLLEAAYLALTGLTDAPRLEVLVRAGEREGYVRADLYQGGSLSVLETGVGRGRRTTRVDGVRVRGQELPRGSAVWIRPEDSELVYGGPALRRAFLDALLSRLSPRHAQVLARYERSVAQRNAGLKAGEDWAMGVWDESLVTLGTEIMLLRRRAVSRLAELAAENHAALGSGKPLRLELLETTTPDTFRADLGRRRPEELRRGATVLGPHRDDLRLHLGDFPASDYASRGEARTIALALRKAELDLLQERYAEPPILLIDDFSAELDPQRRQFLLDLAASVPQAIVTGTEAFPGAVLELRAHGGTFRPARHPEPQPTQVHA, translated from the coding sequence ATGGCGGGTGTGCTGCTGACCGCCCTCACGACCCTGAACTACCGCAATCTGGAGGCGGCCACCCTGAACTTCCCGGCGGGCGTGACGGGCATCTGGGGCCAGAACGGCGCCGGAAAGACGAACCTGCTCGAAGCGGCGTACCTCGCCCTGACGGGCCTGACGGACGCGCCGCGCCTCGAGGTGCTCGTGCGCGCCGGGGAGCGCGAAGGGTACGTCCGCGCGGACCTGTACCAGGGCGGCAGCCTCAGCGTGCTGGAGACGGGCGTCGGCCGGGGGCGGCGTACCACCCGTGTGGACGGCGTGCGCGTGCGCGGTCAGGAACTCCCGCGCGGCAGCGCCGTCTGGATCCGCCCGGAGGACAGCGAACTCGTGTACGGCGGTCCCGCCCTGCGCCGCGCGTTCCTTGACGCGCTCCTGTCGCGCCTCAGCCCCCGGCACGCCCAGGTGCTCGCCCGCTACGAGCGCAGCGTCGCGCAGCGCAACGCGGGCCTCAAGGCCGGTGAGGACTGGGCGATGGGCGTCTGGGACGAGAGCCTCGTCACGCTCGGCACCGAGATCATGCTGCTGCGCCGCCGCGCCGTGTCGCGCCTCGCGGAACTCGCCGCCGAGAACCACGCCGCGCTCGGCAGCGGCAAACCCCTGCGCCTCGAACTGCTCGAAACGACCACTCCCGACACCTTCCGCGCCGACCTCGGCCGCCGCCGCCCCGAGGAACTCCGCCGGGGCGCCACCGTGCTCGGCCCGCACCGCGACGACCTGCGCCTGCACCTCGGGGACTTCCCGGCCAGCGACTACGCCAGCCGCGGCGAGGCGCGCACCATCGCCCTCGCGCTGCGCAAGGCGGAACTCGACCTGCTGCAGGAACGTTACGCGGAACCGCCCATCCTGCTCATCGACGACTTCTCCGCCGAACTCGACCCGCAGCGCCGCCAGTTCCTGCTGGACCTCGCCGCGTCCGTCCCGCAGGCCATCGTGACCGGCACCGAGGCCTTCCCCGGCGCGGTCCTCGAACTGCGCGCGCACGGCGGCACCTTCCGGCCCGCCCGTCACCCCGAACCGCAACCCACGCAGGTGCACGCGTGA
- a CDS encoding MogA/MoaB family molybdenum cofactor biosynthesis protein, whose protein sequence is MSREDHIQAAPDRVQVGVLTISDTRTEETDTSGQYLLAELRSGGHDVVDYRIVRDDALEIRGALNALMRQAQVVITSGGTGITGRDVTIPVVESLITKPMPGFGELFRMLSFQQVKGAAMLSRAVGGLASQTLLFALPGSRNAVQTAWEGLLRDELTHLVFELTRHVQPTTLPSAPAAVQDAVRDGPDGPEGDLQVTPPRL, encoded by the coding sequence ATGAGCCGCGAAGACCACATCCAGGCCGCCCCCGACCGCGTTCAGGTGGGCGTCCTTACCATCTCCGACACCCGGACCGAGGAGACCGACACGAGCGGCCAGTACCTGCTCGCGGAACTCCGCAGCGGCGGGCACGACGTCGTGGATTACCGCATCGTCCGCGACGACGCCCTCGAAATTCGCGGCGCGCTCAACGCCCTGATGCGGCAGGCGCAGGTCGTCATCACGAGCGGCGGGACCGGCATCACGGGCCGTGACGTCACCATTCCCGTCGTCGAGAGCCTCATCACCAAACCCATGCCGGGCTTCGGAGAACTGTTCCGGATGCTCAGCTTTCAGCAGGTGAAGGGCGCCGCGATGCTGTCCCGCGCCGTCGGCGGGCTTGCCAGCCAGACGCTGCTGTTCGCGCTGCCCGGCAGCCGGAACGCCGTGCAGACCGCCTGGGAGGGCCTGCTGCGCGACGAACTCACGCACCTCGTGTTCGAACTGACGCGCCACGTCCAGCCGACCACCCTGCCCAGCGCGCCCGCCGCCGTGCAGGACGCCGTCAGGGACGGCCCGGACGGTCCGGAAGGCGACCTGCAGGTCACCCCGCCCCGCCTCTGA
- the rapZ gene encoding RNase adapter RapZ, translating to MPFIIVSGLSGSGKSTALRALEDAGYFATDNLPPELWGAMSDLAQARGIERVVVSTDARTRDFLAALDSSYDRLTKRQDGVRVVFLEATDEVLLRRYNLSRRIHPLGDPSLLLDFKREADLLAPLRAIADTVIDTTTLSNAQLSERVLGLFGLSQGFDLRLTTFGFKHAPPRDVDLMVDVRTLPNPYYDPQLRARTGLDEDVAGYVFQDQASLDFYARLRDYVRESAERARANGRLSYSVAVGCTGGQHRSVAVAERLKHDLDDLGARVIDHRDIPQTTP from the coding sequence ATGCCCTTCATCATCGTCTCCGGCCTCTCCGGCAGCGGCAAGAGCACCGCGCTGCGGGCGCTGGAGGACGCCGGTTACTTCGCGACCGACAACCTCCCGCCCGAACTGTGGGGCGCCATGAGTGACCTCGCGCAGGCGCGCGGCATCGAACGGGTGGTCGTCAGCACGGACGCCCGCACGCGCGACTTCCTGGCCGCCCTCGACTCCAGTTACGACCGCCTCACGAAACGTCAGGACGGGGTGCGCGTCGTGTTCCTGGAGGCGACGGACGAGGTGCTGCTGCGCCGGTACAACCTCAGCCGCCGCATCCACCCGCTGGGCGACCCGAGCCTGCTGCTGGACTTCAAGCGCGAGGCGGACCTGCTCGCGCCCCTGCGGGCCATCGCGGACACCGTGATCGACACGACCACGCTCAGCAACGCGCAGCTGAGCGAGCGGGTGCTGGGCCTGTTCGGGCTGTCGCAGGGCTTCGACCTGCGCCTCACGACGTTCGGGTTCAAGCACGCGCCGCCGCGCGACGTGGACCTGATGGTGGACGTGCGCACCCTCCCCAACCCGTACTACGATCCCCAGCTGCGCGCCCGGACGGGCCTGGACGAGGACGTGGCCGGGTACGTGTTCCAGGATCAGGCGAGCCTGGACTTCTACGCGCGCCTGCGCGACTACGTGCGCGAGAGTGCCGAGCGGGCCCGCGCGAACGGCCGGCTGAGTTACAGCGTCGCGGTGGGCTGCACGGGCGGGCAGCACCGCAGCGTGGCGGTGGCCGAACGCCTCAAGCACGACCTCGACGATCTGGGGGCCCGCGTGATCGACCACCGGGACATCCCGCAGACCACCCCGTGA
- a CDS encoding endonuclease MutS2 → MPFEEAALATLDFPRIRAALATRAATGMGVERAQGLCPSDSPAQIARELDELEDALFGVSLSLGGVQDVRPLVERARDGRVLTGQELLEVGYTLDAAMTVRRSVATNSRGPLLDVVTHHAGTGLSDHTLVVRRVLESIDRGGEVRDDATPKLRELRRRLAPLRDRIRERLTNTLEQWADVLQENIVTLRRDRYVLPVQASRVSQVQGIIVDSSASGQTYFVEPASITPLNNELARLLLDEEAEVRRILTELSGLIAGDAGIDATILTLAELDLIAAKARLARDWRLNRPQTGPDGEYRLHEARHPLIDNAVANDLTLGDTRLLLITGPNMGGKTATLKTLGLAVLMHQCGLYVAAASAVLPVVEDVLVDIGDEQSIEASLSTFASHLKHQREVLDMAGRRTLVLIDELGSGTDPQEGAALSQAIIERLLGQDARGVITSHLAPLKLFALETPGLKNASMGFDLAQLAPTYRLQVGQPGRSYALAIARRMGLPESVMTRAETILGPEGGLLEALLENLEQERETLRADLDRAAAARRTAEAELGRVQQERATIQERRDELIAEAAQKAEALYTNAVEQVRSLRSRAREDTARPRVLEELRQLRRTAQAERPQTQPETPRGDPLRAGSTVDVPAYGASGQVLDVRGDELVVQLGVMKVNVRRRDVRLRAEEPPKVQAKKRAAFVGTTATTFQNELQLRGHHVEEAVEELRQAVGEAHALKESPLRVVHGKGQGVLRRLLRDYLKTDKRVESFSDAEPNQGGHGVTVVHIRRS, encoded by the coding sequence GTGCCGTTCGAAGAAGCCGCCCTCGCCACCCTCGATTTCCCCCGCATCCGGGCTGCCCTCGCCACGCGCGCCGCGACCGGCATGGGCGTGGAGCGCGCCCAGGGCCTGTGTCCCAGTGACAGCCCCGCGCAGATCGCCCGGGAACTCGACGAACTCGAGGACGCGCTGTTCGGCGTGTCCCTGTCGCTCGGCGGCGTGCAGGACGTCCGGCCGCTCGTGGAGCGCGCCCGTGACGGCCGCGTCCTGACCGGCCAGGAACTGCTGGAGGTCGGGTACACCCTCGACGCGGCCATGACGGTGCGCCGATCCGTCGCCACCAACTCGCGCGGCCCGCTGCTGGACGTCGTCACGCACCACGCCGGGACGGGCCTGTCGGACCACACGCTCGTCGTGCGGCGCGTGCTGGAGAGCATCGACCGTGGCGGCGAGGTCCGCGACGACGCCACGCCCAAACTCCGCGAACTGCGCCGCCGTCTCGCGCCGCTGCGCGACCGCATCCGCGAACGCCTCACCAACACCCTCGAACAGTGGGCGGACGTGCTGCAGGAGAACATCGTCACGCTGCGCCGCGACCGCTACGTGCTGCCCGTCCAGGCGAGCCGCGTCTCGCAGGTGCAGGGCATCATCGTGGACTCCAGCGCTTCGGGGCAGACGTACTTCGTGGAGCCCGCCTCCATCACGCCCCTCAACAACGAACTCGCGCGCCTCCTGCTCGACGAGGAGGCCGAGGTGCGCCGCATCCTCACCGAACTGTCCGGCCTGATCGCCGGGGACGCCGGGATCGACGCGACCATCCTCACGCTCGCCGAACTCGACCTGATCGCCGCGAAAGCCAGACTCGCCCGCGACTGGCGCCTGAACCGCCCGCAGACCGGACCGGACGGCGAGTACCGCCTGCACGAAGCCCGCCACCCGCTCATCGACAACGCCGTCGCGAACGACCTGACGCTCGGCGACACGCGCCTGCTGCTCATCACCGGCCCGAACATGGGCGGCAAGACCGCCACCCTCAAGACCCTCGGTCTCGCCGTCCTGATGCACCAGTGCGGCCTGTACGTCGCCGCGGCGAGCGCCGTGCTGCCCGTCGTGGAAGACGTCCTCGTGGACATCGGGGACGAGCAGAGCATCGAGGCGAGCCTGTCCACCTTCGCGTCGCACCTCAAGCATCAGCGCGAGGTGCTCGACATGGCGGGCCGCCGCACCCTGGTCCTCATCGACGAGCTCGGCAGCGGCACCGACCCGCAGGAAGGCGCCGCGCTCAGTCAGGCGATCATCGAACGCCTCCTGGGTCAGGACGCGCGCGGCGTGATCACGTCGCACCTCGCGCCGCTCAAGCTGTTCGCGCTGGAAACGCCGGGCCTGAAGAACGCCAGCATGGGCTTCGACCTCGCGCAGCTCGCGCCCACCTACCGCCTGCAGGTCGGCCAGCCGGGCCGCAGCTACGCGCTCGCCATCGCGCGCCGCATGGGCCTCCCCGAAAGCGTCATGACGCGCGCCGAAACCATCCTCGGACCGGAAGGCGGACTGCTCGAAGCGCTGCTCGAGAACCTCGAACAGGAGCGCGAGACGCTCCGCGCCGACCTGGACCGCGCCGCCGCCGCGCGCCGCACCGCCGAGGCCGAACTGGGCCGCGTGCAGCAGGAACGCGCCACCATCCAGGAACGCCGCGACGAACTCATCGCGGAGGCCGCGCAGAAGGCCGAGGCGCTCTACACCAACGCCGTCGAACAGGTCCGCAGCCTCCGCTCCCGCGCCCGCGAGGACACCGCCCGCCCCCGCGTCCTCGAGGAACTGCGCCAGCTGCGCCGCACCGCGCAGGCCGAACGACCGCAGACGCAGCCGGAAACGCCGCGCGGCGACCCCCTGCGCGCGGGCAGCACCGTCGACGTGCCCGCCTACGGCGCGAGCGGCCAGGTGCTCGACGTGCGCGGCGACGAACTCGTCGTGCAGCTCGGCGTCATGAAGGTCAACGTGCGCCGCCGCGACGTGCGCCTGCGCGCCGAGGAACCCCCGAAGGTCCAGGCGAAGAAACGCGCCGCGTTCGTCGGCACGACCGCCACCACCTTCCAGAACGAACTGCAGCTGCGCGGCCACCACGTCGAGGAGGCCGTCGAGGAACTCCGGCAGGCGGTCGGTGAGGCGCACGCCCTCAAGGAATCCCCGCTGCGCGTCGTGCACGGCAAGGGGCAGGGCGTTCTGCGCCGCCTGCTGCGCGACTACCTCAAGACCGACAAGCGCGTCGAGAGCTTCAGCGACGCCGAACCGAACCAGGGCGGGCACGGCGTCACCGTCGTCCACATCCGCCGCTCCTGA
- a CDS encoding DUF721 domain-containing protein yields the protein MSRRTGTTHSMRGLLGETLARRGLKVGVNRARSVLLWPQVVGPELARLTRARNQHGTTLFVEARDSAQAHHLSMQRHHVLARLQQALGDESVTELRFVVGTPRPEETVVVQDVLPPPDRERAQQLVQDVPDTLRDAATRAAEAITRARRWREQQGYSPCPVCGEATAEQPCRACSLTLKDPAVRRAAPQLARDPRLLDTLPVLLGESGTQAARHLALEVLSEQMDLLALECVRSGGEVYYREYLGEQARLYVSLTLRRTNAPLTRAHLRLLPERVQTVLAGSVEQD from the coding sequence GTGAGCCGCCGCACCGGCACCACGCACAGCATGCGCGGCCTGCTCGGCGAGACGCTCGCCCGGCGCGGCCTGAAGGTCGGCGTGAACCGCGCCCGCAGCGTCCTGCTGTGGCCGCAGGTGGTCGGCCCGGAACTCGCGCGCCTCACCCGCGCCCGCAACCAGCACGGCACCACCCTGTTCGTCGAGGCGCGCGACAGCGCCCAGGCGCACCACCTCAGCATGCAGCGCCACCACGTCCTCGCGCGGCTGCAGCAGGCGCTCGGTGACGAGAGCGTCACCGAACTGCGCTTCGTGGTCGGCACGCCCAGGCCCGAGGAGACGGTCGTCGTGCAGGACGTCCTCCCGCCCCCCGACCGGGAACGCGCGCAGCAGCTCGTGCAGGACGTGCCTGACACCCTGCGGGACGCCGCCACCCGCGCCGCCGAGGCCATCACCCGCGCCCGCCGGTGGCGCGAACAGCAGGGCTACAGCCCCTGCCCCGTCTGCGGCGAAGCCACCGCCGAGCAGCCCTGCCGCGCCTGCAGCCTCACCCTGAAGGACCCCGCCGTGCGCCGCGCCGCCCCGCAACTCGCGCGCGACCCGCGCCTGCTGGACACCCTCCCCGTCCTGCTCGGCGAGAGCGGCACGCAGGCCGCCCGGCACCTCGCGCTCGAAGTGCTGAGCGAACAGATGGACCTGCTCGCCCTGGAGTGCGTCCGGTCCGGCGGCGAGGTGTACTACCGCGAGTACCTCGGCGAGCAGGCGCGCCTGTACGTGTCGCTCACGCTGCGCCGCACGAACGCGCCCCTCACGCGCGCCCACCTGCGCCTCCTGCCCGAACGCGTCCAGACGGTCCTCGCGGGCAGCGTCGAACAGGACTGA